The genomic interval CGAAGAAGCGAGTTACAAAAAAGACGAAAACGACCGCAAAGAAGAGGGCATCAAGAAAATAGTCTGCGACGGTCAAACGGGCTGCTTTCTTAAAAAAGCCTTATGAGCCGCCCTGGCTCCCTGCCCGGTAGAATGAAGACTTAAACCTGTCGGGATGAAAGGGCTTCAACCTGACGACCGTACAGGCAGGTACCTGAGTCTTCAGGTCCTCTTCCGAAACGCGCTGGTCATACCCGAGCGCGATGATATCGGGTGCGAGTTCGCCAAGGATAAAGAAGAGGTCCTGTTCCAGGTTGCCGAGGACGACCCGCATAGGTATGCCCGTTGCTTCCACGTCCGTCTTCCTGCGGTTTTCATCGTGCTCAGGCCGTATGCCTTTTATCCTTGCGACCGTCTCGTCCCTCGCGACAATGACAACGAGTTCGTCTCCGAGAGCCTTTGCCTGAAGAAGGTAGTCGATGTGACCGGGATGGAGATGATCGAAGGTGCCTGCGCAGACGACGCGCTTCAATTCAGTTCACCGTACCGTTCCTGAAAATGCCTTGGCATACTCGATGACTATCGCCGCTTGCTCTGCAAGGGCGGTACCGAACTCGATCTCGTCACCGTCAAATTTCCTGTGATCTTTAGCAAGAATCCTGAGTACCCCGATGACCCGCCCCTGGAAGGTCATAGGCACAACGAGCATGCTCGATATGCCCTCCTCCCTCGCCTCCTTCTTATAAACGATCCTCGGATCATTCGGCACGTCATAGATCGCAACGGGCCTTCCCTCGAGGGCGTCTCCGACGCTCTT from Thermodesulfovibrionales bacterium carries:
- a CDS encoding adenylyltransferase/cytidyltransferase family protein translates to MKRVVCAGTFDHLHPGHIDYLLQAKALGDELVVIVARDETVARIKGIRPEHDENRRKTDVEATGIPMRVVLGNLEQDLFFILGELAPDIIALGYDQRVSEEDLKTQVPACTVVRLKPFHPDRFKSSFYRAGSQGGS